In a single window of the Desulfobacterales bacterium genome:
- a CDS encoding glycosyltransferase, whose amino-acid sequence MGKRRNKPLVSVIIPTYNRDWIVAEAIDSVLAQDFSDYELLVVDDGSEDRTAEILAAYGDNITVLHQSNKGVSAARNCGIAAAAGRLIAFLDSDDLWLPQKLSTQVKFFSDHPDAVINQTEERWIRNGVRVNPKKRHLKFSGMIFERSLALCLVSPSAVMIKKILFDTVGVFDEDLPACEDYDLWLRISCRYPVHLIETALIIKRGGHEDQLSRAAGLDKYRIRSLVKLLESDLLAPQQQRVVIDTLYEKCTVYAGGCRKRGREEEAETYYQLADRYRQQKTDDS is encoded by the coding sequence ATGGGAAAGCGTCGAAATAAACCTCTGGTGAGCGTCATTATACCGACTTACAACCGGGACTGGATCGTTGCGGAGGCAATTGATTCGGTACTCGCTCAAGACTTCAGTGATTATGAGCTGTTGGTGGTTGACGACGGTTCGGAAGATCGTACAGCCGAAATTCTGGCGGCATACGGGGATAACATTACGGTGTTGCACCAATCGAATAAAGGCGTCAGTGCGGCCAGAAATTGCGGCATTGCCGCGGCAGCCGGTCGGCTGATTGCATTCTTAGATTCAGATGATCTCTGGCTGCCGCAAAAATTATCCACCCAGGTGAAATTTTTTTCTGACCATCCGGATGCCGTCATCAACCAGACCGAGGAGCGCTGGATCCGAAACGGTGTGCGGGTCAATCCCAAAAAGCGACACCTAAAATTTTCAGGGATGATATTCGAGCGTTCCCTGGCCTTGTGTCTGGTCAGTCCTTCGGCGGTCATGATTAAAAAAATTCTTTTCGATACCGTCGGTGTTTTTGATGAAGACTTGCCGGCTTGCGAAGACTATGATTTGTGGCTGCGAATCAGCTGCCGATACCCGGTCCATCTGATTGAAACAGCCTTGATTATTAAACGGGGAGGGCATGAAGATCAGCTTTCCAGAGCTGCGGGGCTGGATAAATATCGGATCCGCTCTTTAGTCAAATTGCTTGAAAGCGACCTGCTGGCGCCCCAACAGCAGCGGGTCGTCATTGATACCTTATATGAAAAATGTACCGTATACGCCGGTGGGTGTCGCAAACGGGGAAGAGAAGAAGAAGCCGAAACCTATTATCAACTGGCGGATCGATATAGGCAGCAGAAGACAGATGACAGTTGA